The following is a genomic window from Ethanoligenens harbinense YUAN-3.
CCAGTCCAGATCGCAATCAAAGTTTGTCAAATCTACAAAGAAAATGGAAATACCATCGCATTTTATTACGTTTTTGTTACAACACTGTTACTTATTGTAACGCAGTCTTCGGCACAGTGCAAGTATTTTTCCATTTTCCCAGTATTTTTCGACAACCTCGGGCGCGCGCTTTATTGGTTATGCGTCTGATGTTCACAAACCGGCGGCTCCTGTGCATCATCTTCGCACCGCTCGTACACATCCACATGAAAATCCAGTGGTGTGGACAATGTGGGCAGATGCGCCAGCCGGGCGGAAGCATCCGCAGGTGTTTTCCAGTAATATGGTGTCATCGCGAACAAATCGTTCATCTGGCCGCCCCGTACCAGGATCTCCCTCTTTTCAGAAAACTGCCGCATCTGCCGGAATCCCGGCAGATAATAGGTGTTGGGCGGGTTTTCATACGGGTCGTCGTATAAGATTTCCTTAAGCCCGAACAGGTGCCTGGAACCGGGCGAAACGATGAAAAGCAACCCTCCCGGTTTGAGCACCCGCGCGCACTCCGCGCCGCAGACCGGCGCGAATACGCTGAGCACGATGTCCACACTTGCGGGGCACAGCGGCAGCTTGAACAGGCTGGCCACTGCAAGTGATACCTCTTCCCCGCGCTTTGCACCCGCGCGCACGGCCGCTTTGGAGATATCCACCCCCGCCACCGTGGCCGGAATATTCTGCCGACGCAGATATGCGGCGATGCCGGCGGTGTAATAACCCTCGCCGCAGCCCGCATCCACGATAAGCGGGTCCTTCTCTCCCCGCCCGCGCAGAAACGCGGCCGTTTCGGAGCAAAGCCGGTTCAAAAGAAAGCCATAGGCCCCGCTGTCCAGAAAACGGCGCCTGGCGGTCACCATTCCCTTGCTGTCGCCCGCGTGGGTGCGGTTGGTCACCCACAGGTTGACATATCCGCCCGACGCGATATCAAAACTGTGCCCTGCGGAGCAGCGCAGGGTCTGGCTTTCCCGGATCAGCGCCTGTCCGCAGACAGGGCAGCAAAAACATTCAAACATATCGGTTCCTTTGTCTGCCGCGCGGGTGGTTTTGCCGTCCGCGCGGGCTTCTCATTGATGCATATGCACGCCGCCGCCCGATTATGCCGGGCTCACGCATCCGCCCGATTCGGCGCATGCGCGGAGGCCGATACGGGCTGCGGCAAATACTTTTTCAGATATTGCCCGGTATAAGATGCCTCACAAGCGGCCACTTCCTCCGGCGTGCCGGCGACGACCAGCGTGCCGCCGCCGTCCCCGCCCTCGGGGCCGAGGTCGATGAGGTGGTCCGCCGTTTTGATGACATCGAGGTTGTGTTCGATGACCAATACGGTGTTGCCGCCGTCCACCAGCGTCTGAAGCACATCGATCAGGCGGTGCACGTCGGCAACATGCAGGCCGGTGGTAGGCTCGTCGAGAATATAGATGGTCTTGCCGGTGGAGCGGCGCGCCAGTTCGGTCGCCAGCTTGACGCGCTGCGCCTCGCCACCCGAGAGCGTGGTGGCCGGCTGCCCGATCTTGACATATCCCAGGCCCACGTCAAA
Proteins encoded in this region:
- a CDS encoding putative RNA methyltransferase; protein product: MFECFCCPVCGQALIRESQTLRCSAGHSFDIASGGYVNLWVTNRTHAGDSKGMVTARRRFLDSGAYGFLLNRLCSETAAFLRGRGEKDPLIVDAGCGEGYYTAGIAAYLRRQNIPATVAGVDISKAAVRAGAKRGEEVSLAVASLFKLPLCPASVDIVLSVFAPVCGAECARVLKPGGLLFIVSPGSRHLFGLKEILYDDPYENPPNTYYLPGFRQMRQFSEKREILVRGGQMNDLFAMTPYYWKTPADASARLAHLPTLSTPLDFHVDVYERCEDDAQEPPVCEHQTHNQ